The Amphiprion ocellaris isolate individual 3 ecotype Okinawa chromosome 24, ASM2253959v1, whole genome shotgun sequence DNA window TTTCAGTCTCTTCACTGagtttcagttcaactgtgctGGTAATCTGTTAGATCTGTTAGAAGCCAGCTTTCACTATTGCACTATGCTTCAAAATGTGATGAATTCTGATAAAATATGAACTCTATGTAAACCGTCTGCTGTTGCTTCTCCTCGATCTTTGCATTCAACAAAGCCTGAACAAGCGTTTTACTTTTAGCTCCACGAAGTTAAAgtgctgcagtttcaaggaAATGTCAAACGACAGGTAGttagaaaagcacaaaacacatcTGGTTCCTGTGAAACATGGATCTTGGACAGCAGCTTTCAGCTTAGTTTCACTTCTCGGATGCTATAAGATGCAGATTTCTGTAATGCTTTCATGCTTACTGTGACCAAATCTAATGTCAGATGACAGCTAAATGGTCCAACACTTGTTGTTCAGTAATTTCACCTTTGTGTTTATCCTTCAACctgaaagaaaaaggaggacagataatgaccaaaaagaagAACTTTACTGTTTGCGTTTTACTGTTGAGGCAAGAAATTACTCATAGGTAGACAGTAaatgtcttcaaggaacttCCTCAATTTGTTTCTAACATCAAGACAATGATTCTGTATTTCAAGTTTTCAAAAATTTCAAATAGTTTAAGTATGCAGATGAGATGTTATCTAATTATTtaatatgcaatattttaaataaattgccagaacagaaatctgaacattggatAAAATCAGCTTCAAAagttctcattttttttctcaataaatcagaaaatactatcaataaatcaacaaaaatatatttttggagGAATAAAATGTCCTATTAATCAGGCTGTGGCAGACATATGAACAAGCTCCAAGAGAACATAAAAAGGaatgaaattgtaaatttaattgtgactaaactgtaaatatctgGTTCAGAGTAGAGAAAACAACTTGGCAATTACAAATATGTGCTCAATTGAAATCTAGGCATACGGACAGACAAAGAGTAgtgaaataaatgtcaaaatgtgcatttctgaaaaaaaaaagtactgtgaaaatggaaaattcCTCGGACTGCATATCTTTGTGTCAAATGTCAACATTTCTCACCTTTTTCGCAGCATTACAGCCGTAACAGTGATGCAGGAAATAAAAATGACGGCAGTGATAACCAGAGCCACCGCTGACGGAGGCGATCCTTTATCTagaaggaaacagcacaattaGTCTATACAGAAACGCAGTAACTTAAATTTCCCTAAAGTAGGAGCAGTTGGGGGATTTTAGCTGCAGCTTTCCTTCCTTTAGACCCTGAAAACTAGCTTCCCTGATGTGTTGCATGACGTTCCCAGAGGGAGGCTGTAGACCTGGTCAGTGTCCTGAGAGTTTGGTTTTTGCTCAAGTGAAACTGAAACCTTCATGACGTGATGAGTCACAGCTCGGCTCAGATGCTTACGCAGTAACAAAGGACTAGTTCACTTTTTAAAGGTCTTAAAATTGGCCCCAGTTCTCTGGGAAATAAACACAATGAGTCATTGATCTGCAACACAAAAGCTCAGGCAGCTCATAATGAATAAAGGAGcagcatgtaaaataaaaaagtcatgAAACTGTTTTAGGTTCAGTTTGATATTCTGATGCTATTAACCCTCTGACCCCCCAAACCAGCAGGTAAATGTGTGAAAGGAGAGTTATATTTTACAAAGATCACCAATATTCCACCATTTGTCAGAGTCAGACacagtgaaaactgaaaaaatgttgatttttccaGCTTTCTGGCtgtccttgaatgcatcatgtGTGCCAGAAACAAGTCCAGCGCTGAACAGATCTTTAAAAAGATCACTGACATTCCTGAAGCCATGACTCTCCCAGTCAGTAGTCATACAACAGAAATtaagggacttttcagctgaactgtaggacatgttttcacaaaacagacagggacaaatgtagaaataaactttaaaatgcaactACTAGTAAAATACCTccagtatgtagagccaccttTGTTTCCTgtaagaatcttgtacttgttgATTCccgttttttttcaatttgagtgaaataaataaaataaattacacttttttctccattttttaagATTTACAGTGTTCTAACTTTGCTATACTGTACAGGTGGCATTTGTGAGTTTCTGTGCTTCTAgccgtggttgttctgtttccatggaggttcaggacttcatattgcagagaaaaatgagcccacaatgagtaaaaacatCCAGAGGGTTCAGGGGaataaacaaacactgacagcaCCCAGCATTAGTTTGCTAAACGGGAcaccaaaatgaaaatgtaccATTGTAAGCTTGTTTTGAGGGTGTGTTAGATCACTTTCAGGCAGTAAACATGATGACTGGATGCTGGGAACAGGGCTGATACAGGGACTTTATATGTACTTTCACTTCCTGACAAATATTAATTGCTGACTGCCAGGAAGCATCATTTGTTTATTCGTGACCTTTTCCCGGAAACTGAACTTCCACATAACAAAGCTAAGCAACTGATCTACATACCCGGTTTCTTCTCTTCATCAGATAAAGTGAAGTTGATCCTCTCCTGCCTCTGACTGTCCATCCCAGCGTTCAGCACACAGTCCACATGTCCTCTCCAGTCCGGACGGAACTTCAGAgtgacgctgctgctgctggtgaacGTTTGGTCGCTGTTGGTTACTACATCAGTCTGTGGCTGATGGATGCTGCTGGCACCAGATGAATAGTCCCACCTGATGGTTGGAGCTGGTTTACCTGTAGCAGAGCAGCTGAACACCACCGTCCTGCCGTCCTCCTGCTGTTCTCTGCTCACTGTATGGCTTGTGTTCACCGCCGATATTCCTGCATggagattaaaaaacaaatgtcagaCTTCACCCAGCAGAACAAGCTCAACATTTCCTTCCTTTGTATGAATTTGCAGCTTTTACCAAGCACTTTGAGGCAGGTCTGTCTCCGTTTGGACCCATCAGGATACACGTTAAATGAGCAAATATAGCAGCTTTCGTCCTCCCAGGTGGCATTCTTCAGAGTGATGGATGTTGAGCTGAGAGACGCTTTGGTGAAGATCACTTTCCTCTTGTACGGCTGATTTACTTGCTCTCCAAAGCGCTTGCTGTAAGTGGCTAGATTCTCTATGGACTCGTCCAGATAAAGTCTCTGCCAGGTGACCTGCAGCACACCTGGAACCCATCCAGCAGGTCAACATTTAAACACTGTTTAATGTTTAACCAACGCTCTGGGTGACAACAGCTGTTCAAAGATAGCACTCGAAAGGCAAACCAGAGCCCTGAGACGATCACAGTCTCAAATACTGACTTATAGTGATTTTGATTTGACCAACAGGTTTCCTGTAGCTGGAAATCTCATCAACAAGTGTTAAAAAGGCAGCAAGATATTGTGTTGGAGATGGTATTGAGGAAGTCAAACTGTTTCTGTCCTAAAAATGTCAGACTGCCCGATgttttcctccatgtttcactATCAGGATGTTCTTGGGGTTGAATGCTTCCCTTTCTTCCATCCCTGTATCTAAATAATTCAATTTGCAACCAAGAGCTTtctcttttgtcactttttctgCCATTGTAAAAGAGCTTTTTAGCTTGATCCTTGGAGATCTTTCCATGTGGAATTCCTTGTATTTGCACCACTGGGAGTTGAAAACACTTGAATAtgactttaaatcatttttccatCATGTGAGCAGCTGCATTGTGTAACCTCACTGTGGTTTTACTCATGACTAGTCACAACTGTAGCTGACTAGAGAACTGCTTCatcatttgttttcaatttaAAGTGCAATAAAACATTGCAGAAGCTACCTGGACCATTTGGAATGAGacagaagctgcattttcttaaaaatatgcTACAATTTCAAAGgctatgaataattttggatgtgaaatttttagtaaaaatattgaaaagcacataaaaattaattatttacatcattatttatgtaatttccagccagaagaaacccactggtgatattttttaaaaaaaatcactctatATTCAGATTTGGCTTCAATATAAATAATTTGGAttttaaatgtagttaaaaatatttttttctgcacctGTTGGATTATCCACCGCACACCAGTAATGTGCATCGTCACCATACAAAGCTGTTGAGTTTCCAAATCCTCTGATTTGTGTGGCCGaggctaaaaataaacacagctggGTGTCAGTGGCTGCAGTGGAATAAGCAATAATATAACAAGTAAATCTACaatgaatgacaataaaaacattaaactggATAAAATACAGagcatatttttacatttcaaaatcaacTGACATTCCAAGCTCTTTAAATGCAGACATCTTTATATAAAGTGCTAATGCagtttttacattaaatgtaGGATAATAGGACTATAAAAGAGGCTAAAGAAAGCTAAATATGTCACTCACCTCCATggagcaaacaaacaagcatcAGGACCCAAAACATCTTCCTCCAATGCAGCTCTGACAGtcttagtttcagttttgtgtctGGTCTGGCTTCTATATAAAAAGAAACCTAACGGGGCGGAGCATAAATGTTATAATCACAACCTGTAATTTATCATATGCTTCACAGGAAATGCATCATCTTGGTTTCATTTCAGGAATCAGCATGTTTCTAAATGAGGGTTTGGTTGGATATACCTTTATATGACATGAAAAACAGACCAGGTGACATTTATGATGCTTGactatgaaataaaaacagcaaaatatgtgCTCACAGGATCCTAAAAAGACACTGTGACcaatatttaattaataaaatctaTTAAAGAGGCAAAAGGATGTTCTGTAACATGGCTaactaaatgaccacagaccTGCATCTAGTTCCACTTCATTATAACACATTGACTCACACTGTATTTCCCACTTGACAGTATTACTACAGTGTTGACAACAAGTCCAGTAATCTCAAGTGGTCTAGAAAAATCCCAGAAGCAGAAGTTTCACACGCTTCACTGGTGTCGTCCGTTTTTAAAGGTTATCACACTGCGATGCATGACCACGTTCGCATTTTCATGATGGTAAATGGGTTCACACTCGTGATGTTTGACACATTTCAGTGAAGCCTCCACACTGACACCGGGAAAGTTCGCCTTCATGACAGGACAGTAGAAAAATCTGGGGACACAAAGATCAATTACTGAAAGTTTTTATCAAGTACATTGGAGATGATCACGTGCAGATGGagtcagaaatcacaagtcagtAATGAGTGAAGGAGGTTGCTGATGCTGCTTATGGGATGTTATCCGACTCTTTCTAAAGGACTCGTTGAACTGGCAGGTATTTGTGGGGAACACGGTCACACTGTCAGACACTAGAGCTGTTTGGAGTGATTTCTAAGATGACAAACGGTGGACTTGTGAAGATTCAGGTGCCTCAAAAATGGATTAGTGCATTATGTCAAAGCGATCATTCcataaataacactaaaaacagaaataaaagttgaattaTTTCCCACAGGTGCTGCCAGTGCTTGAAAAATTGGTAGCTCTACATTCTATACATGTTTTATTCTACTTGcttctatttttaatttgtttctatacttgtctcctattggctctgtgtaaacactgcctgcagtgcagctgaaaagtcatttttttgtgaggTGTGTTCATCATAGccgagtcagtcatggcttctcagttatgttaaactgcagaatttttgttgtttttaacaggATCTTTTTTAATCGAGAGGGCTGCACAGgttggcttggtggttagcactgttgtcttgcagctagaagatccccagttcgtgtcttggccttcctgggatcttcctgcatggagtttgcatgttctccctgcgcatgagtgggttttctccagcttccttccacagtccaaaaacatgctgaggttaatttatgattctaaactgtccatgtgaatgtgagtgtgagtgtttgtctctatatgtagtcatgtgatagactggtgacctgtccagggtgtcccctgcctccaccctaagtcagctgggatagactccagcttccccacaaccctaatgaggattaagcggagtatagatactggatggatggatgaatgttaattgagacatgcagaataaagtgatttcagAGAAGTATCACAATTTCACGCATAGATCTGATTAATTTTTGAATGCCAgagatgattagttcaaggattgctggaaagttgaaaatccagtttGGTTTCACAGTTACTGGCTCAGATAAATGGCgcaatttaaaattcaaaacaaaaaagacaacctGCCTTTCTAACTTCTCAAATTTTATAGATTAGAGGCTTAAAGCCACATCTGCTCAAACTCTTTTTGTTGTGCACAAGCGACAACATTGAACCTTTTTCCAGCCTGAACCAAAGAGTCATAAAAGCAGGACCATCACACGCTGCTTTATAATTATGTGTCTTGTGTCGTGTGCATTTCTTGTTAAAGCATATTTCATCTCaataaaaatgttgtcaaaGTAGAATTCCTTTAAGCTGAATCATGCCGTGTTTGGTAATCCTGGTATGATCCAGGTCAAAGCAATGCAGCGTCATCCTGGTTAAGCGTGTCATCCTGAAACTGATGCGATTATCTTCAGGAAATGTCAAAAGAAGACGGGTTGTTAACATAAGCTTCAACAATAGCTGtgcattctttctttttcctgcttttgtcaCCAGTAGGATCACACATGAACAGAGCTTTGGTTAGTTACCCGTAATGCCTCTGTGGGTTTATCCAGTAAACAATTACTAATCTCAtcatcattgtgttgtgaaacCTTATTTACCAAACAGCATAAAGGGGAAGTTTCCTGATTAAATTCTTTGAAGTGGTGTCATACGTTAGGAAAGAACCTGAATCACTTTAAGGAATTGATGTGGCTGAGTCATATTTTTAAGGGATTACACGAACTGGAATGTGTCCAAGACAACTgtattcagatttaaaaaaaaaaaaaaaccttaattgGTCAGCTAATGTCAGACTATCTTCATTATCATGATcattatcatttgtttttatagttttatgcTATGAAACTGATAAAGCATGAATCACTGAGATTATTCAGGGCAAAGGTGCATGATATGAAGTAGCAATATCTCccttttatttatattacacaacataaaatgtgcaattctttctttttagaaataaaataccCATTAGGAAAGTACCGATCTTACCTGACAGATAACACCTGTAATTTAAAACCAGCACAACAAGCACAGGCACCAGGCTGTGGTTTAACATGTCACATTATTTAAGTACCGGCTCTACAATCTAGATTAGACCAGATGTGTACTATTTCGGTCGCAGGGAGTCACTTCTCGGATTTTCAAACGTATCTATCGCAGTAGTTAAAGATAGTCACAGCCTGCcagtttcaggtttttttttttggttttaaaatgtaGCTTTACAGTTTGAGAATCTGCTTTTGGCCACTGATCTATAATGTCCACTATTAGACACTGCAGTGCATCAAGCTGCCCTGAAAATGCCTTCAGGTTATACATACTCATCTTCATACAGTAATTTGCTGATTTAGTGTCTACACATCATATTAGCGGACTCACTTCCCTAAAATCTCCCAAAATTGTGCTGAAAGAATCAGTTCTCTTGAGCTTTAATATCTCCTGTCATGCATCCCTGCACATAGCCTGTTCCCAAGCTATGATCAGTGTAGCCAACCACCAAAtgataaatgcaaataaattacatatattctgagagaaaaatgtaaacagctCACCAAAGAGTAGGGGGTTTCAGATGTTAACCAGGTACTTCCTCTGAAAAAAAGGGAATGTTAGAGTCAGCAGGGGAACACCAGACACAGAAATGTATTTACAAAGAAGTTGGTGTGTTCAGGTTTTTTTCTAGGATGAAATAAAAGGACATCCTCATTCTTTAAAGGTGTAACCAAAACATTTAAGGATGTCATAAGGACATGTGACTTAATTAGCAGTTCAGACATGTGACTCTCCGTTCAAAATAACAGCTGTGTACATTCATGCATGCACACTTAAAAAGAACATGCAAATAGCAAGATTAACAATAACAACATGGGGTTGAAAAGGACAGTGTCAACAACTAATCCTGCCCAAGAGCAATGACCAACAGATCAGAGTGCATATATAAAATCCTCATCTCCCTTgattgttttcctcttttactgCTTTTAACATTAAATCGTGATTAATTTAAATGGGCTTTTCTGACTATAATTCATAAATAAGACACTTTcatttcaaagtgaaaacagatttcatcAAAGACATGTCAGTTCATCAGAAgtaattaatgtaaaataagtgattgcacaACTATTCACCCTCTTTAACACAGTATTTAGTAGATTCACTTTTGGCTGCAGTTACAGCATTGAGTCTGTGTGGATAGGTCTCAATCAATCCGAACATCTGGATACTGTGATGAGGttcagtgtttgtttcatttcttaatgatggatttaactggactgcATGTGACATTCATTGACTTTGAAATTGCATCATCCCCTGACTGTTGCTTTTCAAAAGCCTTTCCATATAGTTGCTTAAAGtgttcatggtgtagttctgtccaggagtactgattcaccaatggaccttccagatacaggtgttttTATAatacaatcactgagacacattcattGACATCAGAAGAGCTACATTTCATTAACTGTGGGACTTGTAGCACTAACTGGCTGCACTTGAATGAAATTGTTACTTCAAAGGACTTGAACGTGTTTAaatttttcatatatttaattaatttacattactttgagttttcactttttaaaagttattgtcaaaaaagccaaattaaattgaccaagattcagtttttaaaagcaataaaaggggggAACTTCTAAGGAGGCACTATCAGTGTATAGGAAAGACATCTTTAAACATCCACTATTAtaagcaacaacaataaaaaaagaagttggTTTGGTTTAAGCACGCAACATTTCCAAAACAGGAAGTacattttacaaatgaaaataaactaatGATCTAGCATCATTACCAGCAAATTCATGATGTTTAAAAATTGTGAGCAGTTTCTATTATATGATTCAATGATCACAAGCGCTCCTAAAGCaataacaaaacacagtttgcagcaaagattaaaaaacacagaatttaaaacatgaaatgccTTACAGTATGTTAAAGGCGCTCTCTTCAAACTGGTCTGATTAGAATCGCCTTGTGCTACAGCTGAGACTGTGGTTTGGTTTAAATTGAATATTATCTTACCTTGCATGTTGTAGCGTCGCTGCAGCAGCTCAACTCCACCTGAACCAACCAGGTGAGAACACTCAGGTAAACACTGACTGCTGT harbors:
- the LOC111579468 gene encoding OX-2 membrane glycoprotein-like, with the protein product MFWVLMLVCLLHGASATQIRGFGNSTALYGDDAHYWCAVDNPTGVLQVTWQRLYLDESIENLATYSKRFGEQVNQPYKRKVIFTKASLSSTSITLKNATWEDESCYICSFNVYPDGSKRRQTCLKVLGISAVNTSHTVSREQQEDGRTVVFSCSATGKPAPTIRWDYSSGASSIHQPQTDVVTNSDQTFTSSSSVTLKFRPDWRGHVDCVLNAGMDSQRQERINFTLSDEEKKPDKGSPPSAVALVITAVIFISCITVTAVMLRKRLKDKHKGEITEQQVLDHLAVI